One window of the Pseudomonas lurida genome contains the following:
- the murI gene encoding glutamate racemase gives MVKSAPIGVFDSGIGGLTVLDEIQQLLPHESLLYVADCGHIPYGEKSPAFILERSRRVAAFFREQGAKAFVIACNTATVAAVADLREDFPDWPLVGMEPAVKPAAAATRSGVVGVLATTGTLQSAKFAALLDRFATDVRVITQPCPGLVELIESGDLSSPALRQLLQGYIEPLLSAGCDTIILGCTHYPFLKPLLAQMLPSSIVLIDTGAAVARQLKRLLGERDLLAVGNPEPAQFWTSGDVYHLRNILPTLWKYSGVVRSFGA, from the coding sequence ATGGTTAAGAGTGCGCCGATCGGTGTGTTCGATTCCGGAATCGGCGGGTTGACCGTGCTGGATGAAATCCAACAGCTGTTGCCCCACGAATCGCTGCTGTACGTGGCCGATTGCGGGCACATCCCCTACGGCGAGAAAAGCCCGGCGTTTATCCTTGAGCGTTCGCGGCGAGTCGCGGCGTTTTTCCGGGAGCAGGGCGCCAAGGCCTTCGTGATTGCCTGTAACACGGCCACCGTCGCCGCAGTCGCCGACCTGCGCGAGGATTTTCCCGATTGGCCCCTGGTGGGCATGGAGCCCGCCGTCAAACCTGCCGCTGCGGCCACTCGCAGTGGGGTCGTGGGGGTGCTTGCCACCACCGGTACGCTGCAAAGCGCCAAGTTCGCCGCCTTGCTCGACCGTTTCGCCACCGATGTGCGAGTGATCACCCAACCCTGCCCAGGCCTGGTGGAGCTGATTGAAAGCGGTGACCTGAGCAGTCCAGCCCTGCGTCAGTTGCTACAGGGGTACATCGAACCACTGCTCAGCGCGGGTTGCGACACCATCATCCTGGGCTGTACCCACTATCCCTTCCTCAAGCCGCTTCTGGCGCAGATGCTTCCTTCGAGCATCGTGCTCATCGACACCGGCGCCGCCGTGGCCCGCCAGCTCAAGCGTTTGCTGGGTGAGCGAGACCTGCTGGCCGTCGGTAATCCCGAACCTGCACAGTTCTGGACCAGCGGCGATGTGTATCACCTAAGAAATATCCTACCAACACTATGGAAATATTCCGGCGTTGTGCGAAGCTTCGGTGCGTGA
- a CDS encoding molybdopterin-synthase adenylyltransferase MoeB has protein sequence MLTDQELLRYSRQILLQHVDIEGQLRLKNSRALIVGLGGLGAPVAMYLAAAGVGALHLADFDTVDLTNLQRQIIHDTDSVGQTKVDSAQRRLTAINPEITLVAHRTALDADSLAAAVAAVDVVLDCSDNFSTREAVNAACVAAGKPLISGAAIRLEGQLSVFDPRRTDSPCYHCLYGHGSDTELTCSEAGVIGPLVGLVGSLQALEALKLLAGFGEPLVGRLLLIDALTTRFRELRVKRDPGCSVCGTQHG, from the coding sequence GTGCTGACCGATCAGGAGCTGTTGCGCTATAGCCGACAGATTCTGTTGCAGCATGTCGACATCGAAGGCCAATTGCGCCTGAAAAACAGCCGTGCGTTGATCGTCGGTCTTGGCGGCCTGGGCGCGCCCGTCGCGATGTACCTGGCGGCTGCCGGTGTGGGTGCGTTGCATCTGGCGGACTTCGACACGGTCGACCTGACCAACCTGCAGCGCCAGATCATCCACGACACGGACAGTGTCGGGCAGACCAAGGTCGACTCGGCCCAGCGCCGGCTGACCGCCATCAACCCCGAAATCACACTGGTTGCCCACCGTACCGCGCTGGACGCCGACTCCCTGGCCGCCGCGGTGGCAGCGGTGGACGTGGTACTCGATTGCAGCGACAACTTCTCCACCCGTGAAGCGGTGAATGCCGCCTGCGTCGCCGCCGGCAAGCCATTGATCAGCGGTGCGGCGATCCGCCTGGAAGGGCAATTGTCGGTCTTCGACCCGCGGCGTACCGACAGCCCGTGCTACCACTGTTTATACGGGCACGGCAGCGACACCGAACTCACCTGCAGCGAAGCCGGCGTGATCGGTCCGCTGGTGGGGCTGGTCGGCAGCCTGCAAGCCCTGGAAGCCCTGAAACTGCTGGCGGGTTTTGGTGAGCCCCTGGTGGGTCGCCTGTTGCTCATTGATGCCTTGACCACGCGTTTTCGCGAACTGCGTGTCAAGCGAGACCCCGGTTGCAGCGTGTGCGGGACACAACATGGTTAA
- the prmC gene encoding peptide chain release factor N(5)-glutamine methyltransferase, with protein MTIIASLLRAADLPDSPTARLDAELLLAAALGKSRSYLHTWPEKIVSSEDALTFAGYLQRRRGGEPVAYILGQQGFWKLDLEVAPHTLIPRPDTELLVEAALQLLPATPAKVLDLGTGSGAIALALASERPAWQVTAVDRVLEAVALAERNRQRLHLNNATVLNSHWFSALQGHRYDLIISNPPYIADNDPHLVAGDVRFEPASALVSGHDGLDDLRLIIKAAPAHLNAGGRLLLEHGYDQAPAVRDLLLSEGFDEVHSRIDLGGHERITLGRRPC; from the coding sequence ATGACCATCATCGCCAGCCTGCTGCGCGCCGCCGACCTTCCCGACTCGCCCACCGCACGCCTGGATGCCGAGTTGTTGCTGGCCGCTGCCCTGGGTAAATCCCGCAGCTACCTGCACACCTGGCCGGAAAAAATCGTCAGCAGCGAAGACGCGCTGACCTTTGCCGGCTACCTGCAGCGCCGTCGCGGCGGTGAGCCGGTGGCTTATATCCTCGGTCAGCAAGGTTTCTGGAAGCTGGACCTGGAGGTTGCGCCCCATACCTTGATCCCGCGTCCGGACACTGAATTGCTGGTAGAAGCCGCCCTGCAATTGTTGCCTGCCACGCCGGCCAAGGTCCTCGACCTGGGCACCGGCAGTGGCGCCATTGCCCTGGCCCTGGCCAGCGAGCGCCCGGCCTGGCAGGTGACTGCAGTCGACCGTGTGCTCGAAGCCGTGGCCCTGGCCGAACGCAATCGCCAGCGCCTGCACCTCAATAACGCCACGGTGCTGAACAGCCACTGGTTCAGCGCGCTGCAAGGTCATCGCTATGACCTGATCATCAGCAACCCGCCGTATATCGCCGATAACGATCCGCACCTGGTGGCGGGTGACGTGCGCTTTGAGCCTGCCAGCGCCCTGGTGTCCGGGCATGATGGGTTGGACGACTTGCGCCTGATCATCAAAGCAGCCCCCGCTCACCTCAATGCGGGTGGGCGACTGCTGCTGGAGCATGGTTACGACCAGGCCCCGGCCGTGCGCGACCTGCTGCTGAGTGAGGGCTTTGACGAGGTTCACAGCCGTATCGACCTCGGCGGTCACGAGCGCATTACCCTGGGGCGTCGGCCGTGCTGA
- the prfA gene encoding peptide chain release factor 1, with translation MKASLLNKLDVLQDRFEELTALLGDGEVISDQAKFRAYSKEYAEVEPIVATYKNLTKVQADLEGAQALLKDSDPDMREMAVEEVREAKEKLAELEGDLQRMLLPKDPNDGRNVFLEIRAGTGGDEAAIFSGDLFRMYSRYAERRGWRVEILSENEGEHGGYKEVIARVEGDNVYGKLKFESGAHRVQRVPATESQGRIHTSACTVAVLPEPDEQEAIEINPADLRVDTYRSSGAGGQHVNKTDSAIRITHLPSGIVVECQEERSQHKNRARAMSWLSAKLNDQQTSAAANAIASERKLLVGSGDRSERIRTYNFAQGRVTDHRVNLTLYSLDEILAGGVDAVIEPLLAEYQADQLAAIGE, from the coding sequence ATGAAAGCGTCACTGCTCAATAAACTGGACGTGCTCCAGGACCGTTTCGAAGAACTGACCGCCTTGCTCGGCGATGGCGAGGTCATCTCCGATCAGGCCAAATTCCGTGCCTATTCCAAGGAATACGCCGAAGTTGAGCCGATTGTGGCCACCTACAAAAACCTGACCAAGGTGCAGGCCGACCTTGAAGGCGCCCAGGCGCTGCTCAAGGACAGCGACCCGGACATGCGCGAAATGGCCGTGGAAGAGGTCCGCGAGGCCAAGGAAAAACTGGCCGAACTGGAGGGCGACCTGCAGCGCATGTTGCTGCCCAAGGACCCCAATGACGGTCGCAATGTGTTCCTGGAAATTCGTGCGGGCACTGGCGGTGACGAGGCGGCGATCTTCTCCGGCGACCTGTTCCGCATGTATTCGCGCTATGCCGAACGTCGCGGCTGGCGTGTCGAGATCTTGTCCGAGAACGAAGGCGAGCACGGCGGCTATAAAGAAGTCATCGCGCGGGTTGAAGGCGACAACGTCTATGGCAAGCTCAAGTTCGAGTCCGGCGCACACCGCGTACAGCGCGTGCCCGCAACCGAATCCCAGGGCCGTATCCACACCTCGGCGTGTACGGTCGCGGTGTTGCCGGAGCCGGATGAACAGGAAGCCATCGAGATCAACCCGGCCGACTTGCGCGTCGACACCTACCGCTCGTCGGGCGCTGGTGGTCAACACGTCAACAAGACCGACTCGGCGATCCGTATCACCCACTTGCCCTCGGGCATTGTGGTGGAGTGCCAGGAAGAGCGTTCCCAGCACAAGAACCGTGCGCGGGCCATGTCCTGGCTGTCGGCGAAGCTCAATGACCAGCAGACCAGCGCTGCCGCCAATGCGATTGCCAGCGAGCGCAAGTTGCTGGTGGGTTCGGGCGACCGTTCCGAGCGTATCCGTACCTATAATTTTGCCCAGGGCCGGGTCACCGACCATCGGGTGAACCTCACGCTTTACTCGCTGGACGAAATTCTCGCCGGTGGTGTTGACGCCGTGATCGAACCGTTGCTCGCCGAGTACCAGGCCGATCAACTGGCGGCGATAGGGGAATAA
- a CDS encoding acyloxyacyl hydrolase, with protein MKRLFCLAAIAAAVVGHSVSAQAAGLELGVGGTSDSTMTYRLGLTSDWDKSWLQSNTGRLTGYWSGAYTYWDGDKRASASSLSFSPVFVYEFAGESVKPYIEAGIGVAVFSRTKLEDNNIGQAFQFEDRLGFGLRFAGGHEVGIRATHYSNAGISSNNDGVESYSLHYTLPL; from the coding sequence ATGAAGCGCTTGTTCTGTTTGGCTGCGATTGCGGCCGCTGTAGTGGGGCACTCTGTTTCGGCACAGGCCGCGGGCCTGGAATTGGGTGTCGGGGGCACGAGCGATTCGACCATGACCTATCGGCTGGGGCTGACATCGGACTGGGATAAAAGCTGGCTGCAAAGCAATACCGGTCGACTGACCGGTTACTGGAGCGGTGCCTATACCTATTGGGACGGTGATAAGCGCGCCAGCGCCAGCAGCCTGTCGTTCTCGCCGGTATTTGTGTATGAATTCGCCGGGGAATCGGTGAAGCCTTACATCGAAGCCGGGATCGGGGTAGCGGTGTTCTCCCGCACCAAACTGGAAGACAACAACATCGGCCAGGCTTTCCAGTTCGAAGACCGCCTGGGCTTCGGCCTGCGCTTCGCCGGCGGGCATGAAGTGGGTATTCGTGCCACGCATTACTCCAATGCGGGCATCAGCAGCAACAACGATGGGGTAGAGAGCTACTCGTTGCACTACACCTTGCCGCTGTAA
- a CDS encoding YkgJ family cysteine cluster protein has product MTNIPHTQIAEPTVTCSTCAACCCQLEVMLITDTGVPERYIDTDDWGGEVMLRLDDGWCAALDRDTMMCTIYERRPLICREFEMGAPECLTEREGIATAYR; this is encoded by the coding sequence ATGACAAACATCCCCCACACCCAAATCGCCGAACCCACCGTCACCTGCTCGACGTGCGCGGCCTGCTGCTGCCAGCTGGAAGTCATGCTGATCACCGACACGGGCGTGCCGGAGCGTTATATCGACACCGATGACTGGGGCGGCGAAGTCATGCTGCGCCTGGACGATGGCTGGTGCGCGGCGCTGGATCGGGACACGATGATGTGCACTATCTACGAGCGACGGCCGCTGATCTGTCGGGAATTCGAGATGGGAGCGCCGGAGTGCTTGACCGAGCGCGAAGGCATTGCAACAGCGTATCGCTGA
- the hemA gene encoding glutamyl-tRNA reductase yields the protein MAFLALGINHKTASVDVRERVAFTPEQLVEALQQLCRLTDSREAAILSTCNRSELYIEQEHLSADVVLRWLADYHHLNLDDLRASAYVHEEDAAVRHMMRVAAGLDSLVLGEPQILGQMKSAYAVAREAGTVGPLLGRLFQATFNSAKQVRTDTAIGENPVSVAFAAVSLAKQIFSDLQRSQALLIGAGETITLVARHLHDLGVKRIVVANRTLERASILAEQFGAHAVLLSDIPAELVRSDIVISSTASQLPILGKGAVESALKLRKHKPIFMVDIAVPRDIEPEVGELDDVYLYSVDDLHEVVAENLKSRQGAAQAAEEMVSTGAEDFMVRLRELAAVDVLKAYRQQGERLRDEELIKAQRLLANGSSAEEVLMQLARGLTNKLLHAPSVQLKKLTAEGRLDALAMAQELFALGEGASDSSSDKKPQ from the coding sequence ATGGCCTTCCTCGCACTCGGTATTAACCACAAGACTGCCTCCGTAGACGTGCGCGAGCGCGTGGCGTTTACGCCAGAGCAGTTGGTTGAGGCCCTGCAGCAGCTCTGCCGGCTTACCGACAGTCGCGAAGCTGCGATCCTTTCGACCTGCAATCGCAGCGAGCTTTATATAGAGCAGGAACATCTTTCGGCGGATGTCGTGCTGCGCTGGCTGGCCGATTACCACCATTTGAACCTCGACGACCTGCGCGCGAGCGCTTATGTGCACGAAGAGGATGCGGCAGTTCGTCACATGATGCGCGTGGCGGCGGGCCTCGATTCGCTGGTGTTGGGCGAACCGCAGATCCTCGGCCAGATGAAGTCCGCCTACGCCGTGGCGCGTGAGGCCGGCACCGTCGGTCCGCTGCTGGGTCGCCTGTTCCAGGCCACGTTCAATTCCGCCAAGCAGGTCCGCACCGACACCGCCATCGGCGAAAACCCGGTGTCCGTGGCGTTTGCCGCGGTCAGCCTGGCCAAACAGATTTTCAGTGACTTGCAACGCAGCCAGGCCTTGCTGATCGGCGCAGGCGAGACCATCACCCTGGTCGCCCGCCACCTGCATGACCTGGGGGTCAAGCGCATCGTGGTGGCCAACCGTACCCTGGAGCGCGCGAGCATCCTCGCCGAGCAGTTTGGCGCGCATGCTGTGCTGCTGTCGGACATCCCTGCCGAACTGGTGCGCAGCGATATCGTCATCAGCTCCACCGCCAGCCAGTTGCCGATCCTGGGCAAGGGCGCGGTCGAGAGCGCATTGAAGCTGCGCAAGCACAAACCCATCTTTATGGTGGACATCGCCGTTCCACGGGATATCGAGCCCGAAGTCGGCGAGTTGGACGACGTTTACCTCTATAGCGTCGACGATCTGCACGAAGTGGTGGCCGAGAACCTCAAGAGCCGCCAGGGCGCTGCCCAGGCCGCCGAGGAAATGGTCAGCACCGGCGCCGAAGATTTCATGGTGCGCCTGCGTGAGTTGGCAGCGGTGGACGTGCTCAAGGCGTATCGTCAGCAAGGCGAACGCCTGCGCGACGAGGAACTGATCAAGGCCCAGCGCTTACTGGCCAACGGCAGCAGCGCCGAAGAAGTGCTGATGCAACTGGCGCGTGGCCTCACCAACAAGTTGCTCCACGCACCCAGCGTACAATTGAAAAAGCTTACCGCCGAAGGCCGCCTTGATGCGCTGGCCATGGCCCAGGAACTCTTTGCCCTCGGTGAGGGCGCGTCAGATAGCTCTTCGGATAAAAAACCGCAATGA
- a CDS encoding DUF2878 domain-containing protein, producing the protein MLKSLANAALFQCGWFACVLGGDSLWLLVGLAVLAIHLLWISSWAEDGKLILSVTVVGTLLDTVLRALGVFEFAEPGPLIPFWLILLWALLATTLRHCLAWSARPWWRAAVLGALGGPLSYYAGSQLAGVQFGFGFAPTMIALALLWAVVFVGLHRLAR; encoded by the coding sequence GTGCTTAAGTCCCTGGCTAATGCCGCGCTCTTTCAGTGCGGCTGGTTTGCCTGCGTGCTTGGCGGTGACAGCCTATGGTTGCTGGTCGGGCTGGCGGTGCTTGCCATTCACCTGCTGTGGATAAGTTCGTGGGCCGAAGACGGGAAGCTCATCCTCAGCGTGACCGTCGTGGGCACGCTGTTGGATACCGTGTTGCGCGCACTGGGAGTATTCGAGTTCGCTGAACCAGGCCCGTTGATTCCTTTCTGGTTGATCCTGCTATGGGCATTGCTGGCGACCACATTGCGCCATTGCCTGGCCTGGAGCGCCCGCCCATGGTGGCGTGCAGCCGTGCTGGGCGCCCTGGGCGGCCCGCTTTCCTACTATGCCGGCAGCCAATTGGCGGGGGTGCAGTTTGGTTTCGGCTTCGCCCCCACAATGATCGCGTTGGCGCTGCTGTGGGCCGTGGTGTTCGTGGGATTGCACCGCCTTGCACGCTGA